ttttctattctTAAAAACAATCCTTTTCTTTCACAATTCACCAAAACGGTTCATATACTTGTTGCCGTTTTCCCAGCTCTTCCGCGagtctttttcttctctcaaaACCCAATTCCCGTTTCCCGCAATTAGCTGGGATTTCATTTTCTCATATCCATTTTGTTCATTTCCCAATCTCTCTTTCATTGGCAATAAGAATTTGGTCATGTGGCTGAATCTTGAATTACCATGAAGGGTCCTTGTAGAGAAGGCTATTGCTGCTGCATGCAAGCATGGACGAATTGCCAGGGTCATTGGGCACCAGTGCCAGCTTGGCTCTGCGCTTCGGCCAGACCATCTTCTCCACTGCCTCCCTTCTCTTCATGTGCTTGGACATCCAGTTCTACAGCTACACAGCTTTCTGGTAGTTTCAAAATTCCTCAACTTTGGCTTTTTTTAGTTGAATTTCATCCAACCCTTTTGTGTTCCTATCTTGTTCTTCAGTACCCATAtctttgtttttgaatttgatggaaattatattttgttaCCTTGGTGCGCTATTGGAAACTGTCCAGATGACTGGTTTTGGTTTATTCTCTCagaattttgacttttttggcaACTAGCAAGCAAGCAAATATTTTGAGAATTGTTGTAGAGAAGAAGGTATCTAGTATTGAATTTCGAAAATTTTGACTGGACAATATGAACATGGGAAGGTTTACTGTCTGTATACGTTTGAATCAAAGTTAGATTGTGTTATTTTCGGTTTTCAACAGCTTTGAATTCTGGTTAGAACATTGTTGATCATTAACATATAATTATCTGGTGTGTATCCCTCAAGATGTAAAATCTGGTTTACAGACAGTTGGAAGCCAAATCTCCCAGCCTTCAAACTTTGAAGTGTTAACTTTCTTGATAATGCAATAAGATTTCATTAGCTTTAACATCCTTTCTACAGCTTTAGGCATATATGTCTGAGACAACATTTGCTAAAATTGGGGGCTTGATTTTTTTCTAAACCATGTGCACTAATGTGTTTGggaaatagaaagaaagagaaaatgggagaaTGTAATCCAATTTTACTACTCTGAAATTGTAACCTGAGCTTTTTTTCctggagaaaaaaatatcgccaaattgaaattcatgTAGTTTCAACTGCTCTTAGTTGACTTTTTTCCCGCAAGTCTAATTTGCATATATGTGGCATTGATGTTTCTAAATTCATTGATTTAGTCTGTGTGAATCAAGTTGTAGGATCTAAGCTAATAATATTTCCAAAGAAGTCTAACCCTGTTTGTACTTGTATTGATTCCCGTTTTCTTGACCTACTCCTGATCAATAGCCTCTCTATTGGTGTTGAGTGGGTTCTGGAGCCTGTTAAATATTGCCGTCTCTGAAAGAGGCTTCTGGGGTAGGACTGGAATTTGAGGTTTAAGAAATTGTCCACCCTTAAAGCCAAACAAAGCCAAAAGACACTTTGACAACattgttggttttttctttttgctaaGCTGTAAAATCAATGGAATGCAAGGATTACGTAGCGCTATTTTGAATTGTCTGTAAGCCATTATCAGAGATTTTCTGTCTCATTAATTCAAGTATGCAACGATTTATGAGATGAAAGTACTCTTGGTCACAAGAAATTCTTCTATTAATCTTAGTAACCTTTACATTGCTTTGTTGATGCTGCAGTTATTTGGTGACAGTAATGGGTTTGGTAGTTCCATGGGGCATGACTTTGGTGATAGCGGATGCCTACTCTGTCTTTGTTAAATGTTTGCCTCGTCAACCAAGAATACTTATAATCATCATTCTAGGAGACTTGGTATGTGGCTTTcataaatttgtttatttcatGAAGAACTTTGCAGTTTCTTCCCTCTCCCAAGTGTAAAACAAATGTTTGTTCATTTTATTACAGGCCTTATCGTATCTCTCACTCGCTGCAGCCTGCTCGACGGCGAGTACCACAAATCTCCTACTTGATTCCGATGAATCGTACTGCCCGGCAAAGTTATGTACTAGATATCAGTTATCCGCTGCAATGGCTTTCCTTTCTTGGTTCCTTTCACTCGGTTCCGCTCTGTTCAATCTTTGgcttcttccttctttgtAAAGATCCGGTGCCTGTTGTGATATACGGCAAATGAACTCTGCCAAGATTAAAAGAATTATGTCAAGTGCAGAAATTTTGGGAGAAACAAATGGGGTCGTTGTGAGATGAAGCTTAAAGATTTTCAAAGTTATTCTAttgaattgtattttattgaacaaatagaagaagaaaaaaaaaaattcaactttttttggtttgcttGTATATGGTAACATTT
Above is a genomic segment from Prunus dulcis chromosome 7, ALMONDv2, whole genome shotgun sequence containing:
- the LOC117634749 gene encoding CASP-like protein ARALYDRAFT_485429, which gives rise to MDELPGSLGTSASLALRFGQTIFSTASLLFMCLDIQFYSYTAFCYLVTVMGLVVPWGMTLVIADAYSVFVKCLPRQPRILIIIILGDLALSYLSLAAACSTASTTNLLLDSDESYCPAKLCTRYQLSAAMAFLSWFLSLGSALFNLWLLPSL